GCTAAGTCCTGGCACCAATGGGAAGATACTCGTTGCCAAAAATATGGTCATTGGACATCTTCTTCGTACTGAAAGTGCTCTCGAACACAGAACCACAATAATCCCCGGAAGGAGAGTGGAAAGAACTTCTTGCTTAAGATAAAGATTAAAAACTAAATATAACAGCCAAGACATCGCACTCACCCAAAATAAATCCCAAAAGTAACGCTTCGGTGTTCCATAGAGTAGTGCAAAAGCCACTGTGCCAACACCTGCACTCACTACTCGCACAACCCACCCCGATATCCCTTGAATATCTCCAGAAAACACTTCTGACATCTGATTGGCAAAGGGTAAAAGAGCAATGACCATTGCCACACCAACCGAAATGGAAATTCCTGTGAGCAATGCTGACATCAATAGTGTCAACCCCGTAGAATAATTATTTTGCGAAAACTCTCGAACAGAATTGACAAAGGCTGCCCCTGGAACCATCACCATCAACGCACCCAAAATCATCAATCCAATATGCTCTCCAAGTCCCATCCAATGAAGAACACAGGCAACAAAAGTAACCACCGCACTTCCGACAATGGTTTGTAAAAATTGTGCCTTAACAAACTTTTGCATCGGAACCATCACAAGACCAAGGCTCATTCCTGCAACACCAGAAACTATGGAATCCATCCAAGAGCTTCCCAATGCCAAAGAAAATCCCAATGCACCAATAAAATAGGCGATCAATACCCAAATATACGAATACCCCTTCATCTCTTCAATCATTTTTAATCGCATCTGGACATACTGCGAATTGACTCTTATTCCCACTTTTAAACTTCTAGAAAGTGCGTTGACCGCCTCTAATTTCCCCAAATTGACCGAGATTGCAATGACATTGGCCACTCTAGCCTCTGCTTTTCCCCTTCGAGTACAACCTGATACAATCACTGCGCCATTGACAACATAGGATTCAAAATTTGTAATTCCAAAGACTTCCGCCATATGTTTCATGGTCTCTTCTACACGATACACTTCTGCACCACTCGTCACCAAAATTCTTCCTGCCTCTACTACAGCATCCAATTCTGATTTTTGTATATTCATTTTTCTGCCCCCTGGACATAATCTAGTGTTTTCACGATAGCACATTCTAAACAGTTATGCAACTTGACATTTTTATACGAAACATATCTCTCTATGCAGATGCACTTTCTATTGCTATAATAGAGACAGATATTTGTACTTGTAAACAAGGAGGAATTTTTTTGAAAACGATTAAAAACTATGTTCGTGTACAGAGTCTAGAAGAAGCCTATACTCTAAATCAAAAAAAAGCGAACAAGATTATTGGTGGCATGCTCTGGTTGAAAATGCAAGGTGGTCATCTTCAAACCGCCATCGATTTATGTGACCTCAATCTCAACACGATTGAAGAAACAAGTGAAGAATTCATATTCGGAACAATGACCACTCTTCGACAGCTTGAACAACACAAAGCCTTCAATGCCTTTTGTCAAAATGCTGCTCAAAAAGCAGTCAAAGATATTGTTGGTGTGCAATTTAGAAATCTGGCAAACATCGGTGCAAGTCTGTGGGCTCGCTTTGGCTTTTCTGATGTATTAACCTTATTTTTAGCACTTGATGCCGAGGTAGAACTTTACAAGGCTGGAAGAATCCCTCTTTCTCAATTTGTAAATCTTCCCTTTGACAATGATATTCTTGTTCGCATCATGGTAAAAAAATCAAATTGTGCGATTGCCTATCAATCCGTTCGCATTCAGCGTACCGATTTTCCTGTGCTCAATTGTGCAGTTTCCTGCATTGATAAAAAAGTGCGAGCGGTCATCGGGGCACGCCCCGGAAAAGCAATGGTTTTCTTTGATGAAAATCATCTTCTTGACAATGGAATCACAGAAGAAAGTGCCAAATCCTTTGGCAAATATGTTGCCGAGCAAGTTACCACACAGAGTAATGTCCGCGGAACAAGGGAATACCGCAGACAACTAGCTGAGGTGTTGACGACTCGTTGCACAATGGAATTGAGAGGAAATGAAAATTAAATGGAAATTACAATGACTTTAAATAGCAAAACTATTACTGACCAGATCGATGCCGATCTTTTACTCATCGATTTTGTCCGCAAACATGGCTGTTTCAGTGTAAAGCGAGGATGTGAAACCGCCAACTGTGGGTTATGCACTGTTTTAATGGACAATGTGCCTGTTCTTTCTTGCTCTATACTTGCTGCTCGTGCAGCCAATCACAATGTACAAACTCTTGAGGGACTCCAAGATGAAGCAAATGAATTTATCGGATTTATTGCTGATCAGGCCGCCGAACAATGTGGTTTTTGCAATCCTGGATTTGTTATGAATACAATTGCCCTCCTTCGAGAAAATCCTGACCCAAGTGATGATGAAATTAAGGACTTCTTAGCTGGCAATCTCTGTCGCTGTTCAGGATACGAGGGACAATTAAGAGGCATTCGAAACTACTTAAATACCAAGAAGAAAGCTGAGGTGTAATATGCAGCAATTTACTCATGTCAATCAATCTATTCGAAAGACAGACTCCATGCAACTTTTACTTGGAAAGCCGTTGTTTATGGACGATATTGTCCCAAAGGATGCCTTGATTGTAAAACTTCTTCGAAGTCCACATGCCCATGCAATAGTCAAGGAAATTGATACCTCTAGGGCAAAAAATGTGGAAGGGGTAGTGGATATTTACACCTGGCAGGATGTACCAAATTTGCGCTACACCAATGCTGGTCAAACTTATCCCGAGCCATCTGCCTATGACCGATTAATTATTGATCGCCACCTTCGCTTTGTTGGTGATGTCGTTGCCATCGTGGCTGCCGAAAATGAAAAAGCAGCAGACCGTGCCCTCAAATTAATCAGAGTACAATACGAAGTTTTAGAAGCCATTCTTGACTTTCACACTGCAAAGGACAATCCAATTCTCGTTCACCCAGAAGAAAATTGGAAGGCACTCTGCCCCGTTGGTGCCGACAATAAAAGAAATCTTGTGGCCACAGGAAGTGATGTAAATGGCAATATCGAAAAGATTCTCGCCGATTCTGATATTGTCATTGACCATACCTATCACACTAAGGCCTATAACCAAACAATGATGGAGACATTTCGCACCTACACCAAACTTGACCGCTTTGGAAGGCTTCATGTTATCTCTTCCACTCAAATTGTATTCCATGTGCGCCGAATTCTTTCTAATGCCCTTGGCATTCCAAAGAGTAAAATTCGTGTAGAAAAGCCTCGTATCGGCGGTGGATTTGGTGCAAAGCAAAGCTCTGTGAGCGAAGTATATCCTGCTTTTGTCACAATGAAAACTGGACGACCAGCACAAATTATTTATACAAGAGAAGATTCTTTAATTGCTGGTTCTCCTCGCCACGAAATGGAAGTTCATGTTCGCCTTGGAGCAAGTAAAGAGGGAAAAATTCGTGCACTTGACATCTACACTTTGTCCAATTCTGGTGCCTACTCCGAGCATGGACCAACAACGGTTGGTCTTTCTGGGCACAAGTCCATCCCTCTCTACAGCGGATCCTTAGAAGCCTATCGCTTTGCCTATGATGTTGTCTACACCAACCGTCAGGCCTCTGGTGCCTATAGAGGTTATGGAGCAACTCAGGGAACTTTTGCGGTAGAAAGTGCTGTCAATGAGCTTGCTGAGAAATTGGGAATGGATCCAACACTTCTTCGCGATATCAATATGGTCAAGCAGGGAATGCAAATGCCTGCCTATTACAATGAAATTGCCAATTCTTGTGCCCTTGATCGCTGTATGGATACCTGTAGAAAAATCTTTGACTGGAATGCGAAATACCCTGTCCGTGATATGGGCAATGGAAAAGTGAGATGTGCCGGCGTTGCGATGTCGATGCAAGGATCAGGTGTATCCAATGTCGATGTGGGATCAGCAACTCTTCGCCTTGGCGATGATGGAACTTATAATCTCATCATTGGTGCTGCGGACATGGGTACTGGCTGTGATACCACTTTGGCTCAAATTGCTGCCGAAGTTTTGCAGTGTTCTATGGAAGATATTGCTGTATTCGGTGCGGATACCGATATTTCTCCATATGACTCTGGATCTTACGCCTCTTCAACTGCCTATATTACAGGTAAGGCTGTAGAAAAAGCTGGTAGAAAGCTGGTCGAAAATATCTGTAAACTTGCCGCAACGATGTTTGACTGTGCAGAAAGTGATGTTCGCTTTGAGGGAAGTCAGGTTTCTCGCATCAGTACAGGAGAAACCCTGAGCATTCAAAAGATTGCCACCAAGTCTCAATGTGGAAATAATATTTCCCTCGATGTAACAGAGACACATTACTCGCCTGTATCCCCACCTCCATTTATGGTCACCATGGTGGAAATTGAGCTCGATCGTCTCACAGGAGAGGTCAAACTTCTCGACACAAA
This region of Lachnospiraceae bacterium oral taxon 096 genomic DNA includes:
- a CDS encoding threonine/serine exporter family protein, encoding MNIQKSELDAVVEAGRILVTSGAEVYRVEETMKHMAEVFGITNFESYVVNGAVIVSGCTRRGKAEARVANVIAISVNLGKLEAVNALSRSLKVGIRVNSQYVQMRLKMIEEMKGYSYIWVLIAYFIGALGFSLALGSSWMDSIVSGVAGMSLGLVMVPMQKFVKAQFLQTIVGSAVVTFVACVLHWMGLGEHIGLMILGALMVMVPGAAFVNSVREFSQNNYSTGLTLLMSALLTGISISVGVAMVIALLPFANQMSEVFSGDIQGISGWVVRVVSAGVGTVAFALLYGTPKRYFWDLFWVSAMSWLLYLVFNLYLKQEVLSTLLPGIIVVLCSRALSVRRRCPMTIFLATSIFPLVPGLSFYRAVYFLIVGHEMLALQYMHSCATSAFTIIMAISVVQQMPIKWFQFMKKGKK
- a CDS encoding FAD binding domain-containing protein, whose protein sequence is MKTIKNYVRVQSLEEAYTLNQKKANKIIGGMLWLKMQGGHLQTAIDLCDLNLNTIEETSEEFIFGTMTTLRQLEQHKAFNAFCQNAAQKAVKDIVGVQFRNLANIGASLWARFGFSDVLTLFLALDAEVELYKAGRIPLSQFVNLPFDNDILVRIMVKKSNCAIAYQSVRIQRTDFPVLNCAVSCIDKKVRAVIGARPGKAMVFFDENHLLDNGITEESAKSFGKYVAEQVTTQSNVRGTREYRRQLAEVLTTRCTMELRGNEN
- a CDS encoding molybdopterin-dependent oxidoreductase: MQLLLGKPLFMDDIVPKDALIVKLLRSPHAHAIVKEIDTSRAKNVEGVVDIYTWQDVPNLRYTNAGQTYPEPSAYDRLIIDRHLRFVGDVVAIVAAENEKAADRALKLIRVQYEVLEAILDFHTAKDNPILVHPEENWKALCPVGADNKRNLVATGSDVNGNIEKILADSDIVIDHTYHTKAYNQTMMETFRTYTKLDRFGRLHVISSTQIVFHVRRILSNALGIPKSKIRVEKPRIGGGFGAKQSSVSEVYPAFVTMKTGRPAQIIYTREDSLIAGSPRHEMEVHVRLGASKEGKIRALDIYTLSNSGAYSEHGPTTVGLSGHKSIPLYSGSLEAYRFAYDVVYTNRQASGAYRGYGATQGTFAVESAVNELAEKLGMDPTLLRDINMVKQGMQMPAYYNEIANSCALDRCMDTCRKIFDWNAKYPVRDMGNGKVRCAGVAMSMQGSGVSNVDVGSATLRLGDDGTYNLIIGAADMGTGCDTTLAQIAAEVLQCSMEDIAVFGADTDISPYDSGSYASSTAYITGKAVEKAGRKLVENICKLAATMFDCAESDVRFEGSQVSRISTGETLSIQKIATKSQCGNNISLDVTETHYSPVSPPPFMVTMVEIELDRLTGEVKLLDTKAVVDSGTLLNPAIARVQAEGGLAQAIGHTLTENLNYTKTGALIENSFMQYKIPTRLDVGRIQVEFEHTFEPTGPFGAKSIGEIVINTPGPAIAHAIYRATGVWHRELPITPCQIAMKKSDN
- a CDS encoding (2Fe-2S)-binding protein; the protein is MEITMTLNSKTITDQIDADLLLIDFVRKHGCFSVKRGCETANCGLCTVLMDNVPVLSCSILAARAANHNVQTLEGLQDEANEFIGFIADQAAEQCGFCNPGFVMNTIALLRENPDPSDDEIKDFLAGNLCRCSGYEGQLRGIRNYLNTKKKAEV